The DNA region CGAAGAGGCCATGCGCTCTCTGGCTCAGGTGACTTTCTCCTCCGCCGGAGAGGACTACTTCCGCTCTCTGACGCGCTATCTGGCGGAGGCGGTGCAGCTGCCCATCACCTACGTTTCGGAGATCGACGAGGAGACCGGGAAAGTAGCTCAAACCCTGGCGGTGTGGGACGACGACCACTGGCGCGAGAACTTCACCTACCCGCTGGAGGGCACGCCCTGCCAGAAGGTGGTGGGCACCGAGCTGTGCATCTTTCCGGAGAACGTCCAGGAGCTTTTTCCCGATGCCCCGGTGCTGGTGGATTGGCAGATCGAGTGCTACATCGGCGCTCCGCTCTACGACTCCAACGGTCGCCCCAGCGGCTCCCTGGTGGCCCTGGGCCACGAGCCCCTCACCGACACCGAAACCGCCGCTTCGATCCTCAGCGTCTTCTCCGCCCGGGTCGGGGCGGAGATCGAACGTCACCGCGCCGATCGTGCTCTGCGGCAGAGCCGGCGCCGCTACCAAGGCCTCTTCGAAGATTCCCCCATCTCGCTGTGGGAAGAGGATTTCTCTGCCGTCAAGGAGTACCTGGAGAGCCTACAGGAGCAAGGCGTCGAGGATCTCCCCGCCTACCTCGAAGAGCATCCCGAGGAAGTCGTACGGTGTACCTCGCTGGTGCGGGTGATGGACGTCAACCGGGCGACGGTGGAGCTTTACGGTGGCCTCCGGAAGGAGCAATTCCTCGCCGGGCTGGGCAAGATCGTCACCGAGGAATCGCTGGCGGCGATGCGCAAGATTCTGGTGGCGCTGCTGCGGGGAGAGCGCAGCTTTGAGACCGAGACCGTGAACAGCACCCTCGACGGCCGGCGGCTGGTGGTCAAGCTGCGCTGTTTCGTCGCCCGGGGCAGCGAGCGTCCGTGGAATCGGCTACTGCTGGCGATCACCGACATTACCGACATCAAATGCACCGAAGAGGCCCTGCGCCAGACCCGTGACGAGTTGGAACGGCGGGTACTGGAGCGCACCGCCGATCTGGAGGCGGCCCATCAGGACCTCAAGGCGTTGCTCTACATCGTCTCCCACGACCTGCGGGCGCCGCTGATCAACGTCAAGGGCTTCGCTGGGGAGCTGCAAGCCGCCTGTGAGGAGCTCCGGGGGCTGGTGCGGCGGGAGCGGCGGGAGCTCTCCGGCGACGAACAGCGCCGCCTCAACG from Acidobacteriota bacterium includes:
- a CDS encoding ATP-binding protein — encoded protein: MALDNGGGSADRSEELELRRKVERLQARIDELEAAEQERQQARELLRESREMLRLVTDHIPHGIYWKDLDSVYLGCNRPFALMAGLEGVEDVAGKTDDDFPWSRWAGRYRDADQEVIQGDGPQINREGKYIRPDGSEGWMRTTKVPLHDGQGRVVAILGVDEDITERRRREEAMRSLAQVTFSSAGEDYFRSLTRYLAEAVQLPITYVSEIDEETGKVAQTLAVWDDDHWRENFTYPLEGTPCQKVVGTELCIFPENVQELFPDAPVLVDWQIECYIGAPLYDSNGRPSGSLVALGHEPLTDTETAASILSVFSARVGAEIERHRADRALRQSRRRYQGLFEDSPISLWEEDFSAVKEYLESLQEQGVEDLPAYLEEHPEEVVRCTSLVRVMDVNRATVELYGGLRKEQFLAGLGKIVTEESLAAMRKILVALLRGERSFETETVNSTLDGRRLVVKLRCFVARGSERPWNRLLLAITDITDIKCTEEALRQTRDELERRVLERTADLEAAHQDLKALLYIVSHDLRAPLINVKGFAGELQAACEELRGLVRRERRELSGDEQRRLNELMEEDMPEALSFIDSSVTRINHFMNTLLRLSQQGQRRLSMELIDVDAVVREALASLAYQLEQRRTVVRVGELPPVTADRISLEQIFGNILSNAVLYLDPERPGEIEVSGEVTDSAKVFHVRDNGLGIDAEDLPKVFAPFRRGPNQEVDGEGMGLAYVQALVRRHGGRIWCESEVGVGSTFSFSISSRLRQEDSRSTLELLTALDE